In Drosophila willistoni isolate 14030-0811.24 chromosome XR unlocalized genomic scaffold, UCI_dwil_1.1 Seg8, whole genome shotgun sequence, a single genomic region encodes these proteins:
- the LOC6645871 gene encoding ubiquitin fusion degradation protein 1 homolog, which produces MFQFNGFNMVFPDGRIFKATYKCFSVSMLPGNERTDVEKGGKIIMPPSALDTLTRLSVEYPMLFKLNNTKKSRASHAGVLEFVADEGKCYLPYWMMDNLLLEEGDILDIESVSLPVATFSKFQPHSTDFLDITNPKAVLENALRNFACLTKGDVIAIKYNKKVYELCVLDTRPGNAVSIIECDMNVEFEAPVGYNEQHAATGTSSQGGDGAQGTSAGQGEVSGTGQGTAGVLEEVIETFQGSGVRLDGKKKKDSQVDTPVMKKVLPRGVPDYEFQFGMLRFDRSIKPISDRVQEEGATGGGVGSAAGSDPESFRGTGFSMKKTRK; this is translated from the exons ATGTTCCAGTTCAACGGATTCAATATGGTGTTCCCCGATGGCCGCATCTTTAAGGCCACCTACAAATGTTTTTCAGTCTCAATGCTGCCCGGAAATGAGAGGACTGATGTGGAAAAGGGTGGCAAGA TTATCATGCCACCGTCCGCTCTTGATACACTAACTCGCTTAAGTGTGGAATACCCAATGCTCTTCAAGCTAAACAATACCAAAAAGTCACGAGCCTCACATGCTGGAGTCTTGGAGTTTGTAGCCGACGAAGGTAAATGCTATCTACCTTATTGGATGATGGATAATCTGTTGCTAGAAGAGGGCGATATATTGGATATTGAAAGTGTGTCGCTACCCGTGGCAACCTTCTCCAAATTCCAACCACATAGCACAGATTTCTTGGACATTACCAATCCAAAGGCAGTACTAGAGAATGCCCTGCGAAATTTTGCTTGTCTAACAAAGGGCGATGTTATTGCCATCAAGTATAACAAAAAAGTTTATGAATTGTGCGTGCTAGACACACGACCAGGCAATGCAGTAAGCATAATTGAATGTGACATGAATGTGGAATTCGAGGCACCCGTTGGTTACAATGAACAACATGCAGCCACCGGCACCAGTAGTCAAGGAGGAGATGGTGCCCAGGGTACGAGTGCTGGCCAGGGGGAGGTTAGTGGGACTGGTCAAGGGACTGCTGGCGTTCTTGAAGAGGTGATAGAGACTTTCCAAGGTTCCGGTGTTCGACTTGATggcaaaaagaagaaggacAGCCAAGTCGACACTCCCGTAATGAAAAAAGTCTTGCCGCGCGGTGTGCCAGACTATGAATTCCAATTCGGAATGTTACGATTTGATCGAAGCATTAAACCCATTAGTGATCGTGTTCAAGAGGAGGGCGCAACCGGTGGCGGTGTTGGTTCAGCGGCTGGTTCCGATCCGGAAAGTTTCCGTGGGACAGGATTTTCGATGAAGAAGACACgcaaataa
- the LOC6645806 gene encoding 39S ribosomal protein L2, mitochondrial, with protein MQNLTRLFNCSLTLQPQRVVAPVALQQLRTKTKVVEKPKPGAGQQFRRIVHFPEEYTVVPLKITHLAGRDPISGRVVAKGIGGGIKQQYRWIKWVRDGPTEGSAQEERVVEVLNDGCRTAKVALVAVGDELKYILATENMKAGDILKTSRVIPRIPVRPNDGDAYPLGALPVGTRIHCLEKNPNQPCHLIHAAGTFGTILRKFDDKVVVQLPSKREFAFDRTCMATVGRLSNVEHNKEHVGSAQRMRELGNRPRSGLWKRKEGKHGRKIRRLPPMTTIAPPPAAKEQELRLTLNL; from the exons atgcaaaatctTACCCGCCTGTTTAACTGTTCACTTACGTTGCAACCACAGCGGGTTGTGGCGCCAGTTGCCCTGCAACAGCTGCGCACCAAAACAAAAGTCGTCGAAAAACCGAAACCCGGAGCCGGGCAACAATTTCGCAGAATTGTTCATTTCCCTGAGGAGTATACAGTGGTGCCATTGAAAATAACACATCTAGCTGGTCGTGACCCGATCTCAGGTCGCGTGGTGGCTAAGGGCATTGGCGGTGGAATCAAGCAGCAATACCGTTGGATCAAATGGGTTCGCGATGGCCCCACAGAGGGTTCGGCGCAGGAAGAACGAGTTGTGGAGGTTCTAAACGATGGCTGCCGAACAGCCAAAGTGGCTCTGGTGGCGGTGGGCGATGAACTAAAATACATACTCGCCACGGAGAATATGAAAGCGGGCGACATTTTAAAAACTTCGAGGGTAATTCCTCGCATTCCAG TTCGTCCCAATGATGGGGATGCCTATCCACTCGGTGCTTTACCTGTTGGCACCCGAATTCATTGTCTGGAAAAGAATCCCAATCAGCCCTGCCATCTAATTCATGCGGCTGGAACGTTTGGCACAATTTTACGCAAATTTGATGACAAAGTAGTTGTCCAACTGCCATCCAAGCGAGAATTCGCCTTTGATCGCACTTGCATGGCGACAGTTGGAAGATTATCTAACGTCGAGCATAATAAGGAACATGTGGGTAGTGCTCAGCGGATGCGAGAGTTGGGCAACAGACCACGATCAGGTCTATGGAAGCGTAAGGAAGGCAAACATGGACGTAAAATTCGCCGCCTGCCGCCCATGACAACGATAGCTCCACCGCCGGCGGCCAAAGAGCAAGAACTACGCTTAACATTGAACCTTTGA